One part of the Malus sylvestris chromosome 2, drMalSylv7.2, whole genome shotgun sequence genome encodes these proteins:
- the LOC126607364 gene encoding protein TIFY 10A, with the protein MSSSSETAEVSGQRGMRTAEKPSNFTQTCSMLCQYLKEKGSFGDLNLDTACNNMQQSNGGTPEMFRQKAPPMNFFPFVENSRNMPTAVRDFKSMDLFPQQAGFGPSAPTPREEVPMTADSSVKKSAPGEPQKAQMTIFYGGQVIVFNDFPADKAKDVMLLASKESSQSHTAPASPPAKSNNAFASHLGKSPVNSSSSVPPSSNMFPNFGNQAIQEGVKPSPRPVVCDLPIARKASLHRFLEKRKDRLNTLAPYQTSSPASSPAKPTENKSWLGLAAQQTQ; encoded by the exons ATGTCGAGTTCGTCAGAGACTGCGGAGGTTTCAGGCCAGAGAGGGATGAGGACGGCGGAGAAGCCGTCGAACTTCACTCAGACATGCAGCATGCTTTGCCAGTACCTCAAGGAGAAAGGCAGCTTTGGAGATCTGAATCTTGACACGGCATGCAACAACATGCAACAATCTAATG GAGGAACACCTGAGATGTTTCGTCAGAAAGCCCCACCCATGAACTTCTTTCCATTTGTGGAAAATTCTCGGAACATGCCAACGGCGGTTAGAGACTTCAAATCCATGGATTTGTTTCCTCAACAAGCTGGTTTTGGTCCCTCTGCCCCCACTCCCAGAGAAGAGGTCCCCATGACGGCTGATTCTag TGTGAAGAAATCTGCCCCTGGAGAGCCTCAGAAGGCACAAATGACCATCTTTTATGGTGGACAAGTAATCGTGTTCAACGATTTTCCTGCGGACAAGGCCAAGGACGTCATGCTCTTAGCAAGCAAGGAGAGTTCTCAGAGCCACACCGCTCCGGCTTCACCTCCGGCCAAGTCTAACAACGCCTTTGCCTCTCATTTGGGCAAGAGTCCCGTTAATTCCAGCAGTTCAGTTCCTCCGAGCTCCAACATGTTTCCTAACTTTGGCAATCAAGCGATTCAGGAGGGCGTCAAGCCATCCCCTCGACCCGTTGTTTGTG ATCTTCCGATTGCAAGGAAAGCTTCGCTTCATCGATTCCTCGAGAAGAGAAAGGATAG GCTCAACACCCTAGCACCGTACCAAACGAGCAGCCCTGCATCCAGCCCGGCGAAGCCAACGGAAAACAAGTCATGGCTAGGGTTGGCTGCTCAGCAAACCCAATGA
- the LOC126607373 gene encoding oligouridylate-binding protein 1-like isoform X2 produces the protein MQQQRFKQQAMMQQSLYQHPALLGAPQIEPILSGNLPPGFDSSTCRSVYVGNIHPQVTEPLMQEVFASTGPLEGCKLIRKDKSSYGFVDYFDRRSAALAIVTLNGRFGQPIKVNWAYASSQREDTSGHFNIFVGDLSPEVTDATLFACFSGYSSCSDARVMWDQKTGRSRGFGFVSFRNQQEAQSAINDLNGKWLGSRQIRCNWATKGATSSDDKQSTDSKSVVELTNGTSDDGQEKPNEDAPENNPQYTTVYVGNLSPEVTSADLHRHFHGLGAGVIEDVRVQRDKGFGFVRYSTHSEAAVAIQLGNARFLCGKPIKCSWGSKPTPPGTSSTPLPPPAAVHIPGFSAADLVAYERQLALSKMGGAQALMLPQGQHALKAAMGLGAGASQAIYDGGYHNVATTQQLMYYQ, from the exons ATGCAACAGCAGAGGTTCAAGCAGCAAGCCATGATGCAGCAGTCGCTATACCAACACCCTGCCCTCTTAGGGGCCCCTCAG atagAGCCTATCTTGAGTGGAAATCTGCCTCCTGGGTTTGATTCAAGTACTTGCCGCAGCGT TTATGTTGGAAATATTCACCCACAAGTTACCGAACCCCTTATGCAAGAAGTTTTTGCCAGTACTGGTCCACTTGAAGGATGCAAGCTCATAAGGAAGGATAAG TCGTCCTATGGATTTGTTGACTACTTTGATCGTAGGTCAGCTGCTCTTGCTATTGTGACCCTTAATGGCAG ATTTGGGCAGCCGATTAAAGTTAATTGGGCATATGCAAGTAGTCAGAGAGAGGATACATCAG gtcattttaatatttttgttggTGATCTTAGCCCTGAGGTTACTGATGCTACACTGTTTGCATGCTTTTCTGGTTATTCCAGTTGTTC AGATGCTAGAGTTATGTGGGATCAGAAAACTGGGCGTTCAAGGGGCTTTGGGTTTGTTTCTTTCCGAAATCAGCAG GAGGCCCAAAGTGCAATTAATGACTTAAATG GAAAGTGGCTTGGAAGTAGACAGATTCGGTGCAATTGGGCCACAAAAGGTGCTACTTCCAGTGATGACAAGCAGAGTACTGATTCTAAAAGTGTTGTAGAGCTGACGAATGGAACGTCAG ACGATGGTCAGGAGAAGCCTAATGAAGATGCTCCAGAGAACAATCCTCAGTATACTACAGTTTATGTGGGCAATCTATCTCCCGAG GTTACTTCAGCTGACCTCCATCGTCATTTCCATGGCCTTGGTGCCGGAGTTATTGAAGATGTTCGGGTGCAGCGAGATAAAGGTTTTGGGTTTGTGAGATACAGTACGCATTCTGAAGCAGCTGTGGCTATCCAGTTGGGGAATGCTAGGTTTCTGTGTGGCAAACCGATTAAG TGTTCATGGGGCAGCAAGCCTACTCCACCAGGGACAAGCTCGACCCCCCTGCCACCACCAGCTGCGGTTCACATTCCAGGTTTCTCAGCCGCCGACCTTGTGGCCTATGAAAGACAACTGGCATTGAGCAAAATGGGTGGCGCCCAAGCCCTCATGCTTCCGCAGGGTCAGCATGCACTGAAGGCAGCCATGGGGTTGGGTGCTGGAGCTAGTCAGGCCATATACGACGGTGGCTACCATAATGTAGCAACAACTCAGCAACTCATGTACTACCAGTAA
- the LOC126607373 gene encoding oligouridylate-binding protein 1-like isoform X1: protein MQQQRFKQQAMMQQSLYQHPALLGAPQIEPILSGNLPPGFDSSTCRSVYVGNIHPQVTEPLMQEVFASTGPLEGCKLIRKDKSSYGFVDYFDRRSAALAIVTLNGRHLFGQPIKVNWAYASSQREDTSGHFNIFVGDLSPEVTDATLFACFSGYSSCSDARVMWDQKTGRSRGFGFVSFRNQQEAQSAINDLNGKWLGSRQIRCNWATKGATSSDDKQSTDSKSVVELTNGTSDDGQEKPNEDAPENNPQYTTVYVGNLSPEVTSADLHRHFHGLGAGVIEDVRVQRDKGFGFVRYSTHSEAAVAIQLGNARFLCGKPIKCSWGSKPTPPGTSSTPLPPPAAVHIPGFSAADLVAYERQLALSKMGGAQALMLPQGQHALKAAMGLGAGASQAIYDGGYHNVATTQQLMYYQ, encoded by the exons ATGCAACAGCAGAGGTTCAAGCAGCAAGCCATGATGCAGCAGTCGCTATACCAACACCCTGCCCTCTTAGGGGCCCCTCAG atagAGCCTATCTTGAGTGGAAATCTGCCTCCTGGGTTTGATTCAAGTACTTGCCGCAGCGT TTATGTTGGAAATATTCACCCACAAGTTACCGAACCCCTTATGCAAGAAGTTTTTGCCAGTACTGGTCCACTTGAAGGATGCAAGCTCATAAGGAAGGATAAG TCGTCCTATGGATTTGTTGACTACTTTGATCGTAGGTCAGCTGCTCTTGCTATTGTGACCCTTAATGGCAGGCATCT ATTTGGGCAGCCGATTAAAGTTAATTGGGCATATGCAAGTAGTCAGAGAGAGGATACATCAG gtcattttaatatttttgttggTGATCTTAGCCCTGAGGTTACTGATGCTACACTGTTTGCATGCTTTTCTGGTTATTCCAGTTGTTC AGATGCTAGAGTTATGTGGGATCAGAAAACTGGGCGTTCAAGGGGCTTTGGGTTTGTTTCTTTCCGAAATCAGCAG GAGGCCCAAAGTGCAATTAATGACTTAAATG GAAAGTGGCTTGGAAGTAGACAGATTCGGTGCAATTGGGCCACAAAAGGTGCTACTTCCAGTGATGACAAGCAGAGTACTGATTCTAAAAGTGTTGTAGAGCTGACGAATGGAACGTCAG ACGATGGTCAGGAGAAGCCTAATGAAGATGCTCCAGAGAACAATCCTCAGTATACTACAGTTTATGTGGGCAATCTATCTCCCGAG GTTACTTCAGCTGACCTCCATCGTCATTTCCATGGCCTTGGTGCCGGAGTTATTGAAGATGTTCGGGTGCAGCGAGATAAAGGTTTTGGGTTTGTGAGATACAGTACGCATTCTGAAGCAGCTGTGGCTATCCAGTTGGGGAATGCTAGGTTTCTGTGTGGCAAACCGATTAAG TGTTCATGGGGCAGCAAGCCTACTCCACCAGGGACAAGCTCGACCCCCCTGCCACCACCAGCTGCGGTTCACATTCCAGGTTTCTCAGCCGCCGACCTTGTGGCCTATGAAAGACAACTGGCATTGAGCAAAATGGGTGGCGCCCAAGCCCTCATGCTTCCGCAGGGTCAGCATGCACTGAAGGCAGCCATGGGGTTGGGTGCTGGAGCTAGTCAGGCCATATACGACGGTGGCTACCATAATGTAGCAACAACTCAGCAACTCATGTACTACCAGTAA
- the LOC126607373 gene encoding oligouridylate-binding protein 1-like isoform X3 encodes MQEVFASTGPLEGCKLIRKDKSSYGFVDYFDRRSAALAIVTLNGRHLFGQPIKVNWAYASSQREDTSGHFNIFVGDLSPEVTDATLFACFSGYSSCSDARVMWDQKTGRSRGFGFVSFRNQQEAQSAINDLNGKWLGSRQIRCNWATKGATSSDDKQSTDSKSVVELTNGTSDDGQEKPNEDAPENNPQYTTVYVGNLSPEVTSADLHRHFHGLGAGVIEDVRVQRDKGFGFVRYSTHSEAAVAIQLGNARFLCGKPIKCSWGSKPTPPGTSSTPLPPPAAVHIPGFSAADLVAYERQLALSKMGGAQALMLPQGQHALKAAMGLGAGASQAIYDGGYHNVATTQQLMYYQ; translated from the exons ATGCAAGAAGTTTTTGCCAGTACTGGTCCACTTGAAGGATGCAAGCTCATAAGGAAGGATAAG TCGTCCTATGGATTTGTTGACTACTTTGATCGTAGGTCAGCTGCTCTTGCTATTGTGACCCTTAATGGCAGGCATCT ATTTGGGCAGCCGATTAAAGTTAATTGGGCATATGCAAGTAGTCAGAGAGAGGATACATCAG gtcattttaatatttttgttggTGATCTTAGCCCTGAGGTTACTGATGCTACACTGTTTGCATGCTTTTCTGGTTATTCCAGTTGTTC AGATGCTAGAGTTATGTGGGATCAGAAAACTGGGCGTTCAAGGGGCTTTGGGTTTGTTTCTTTCCGAAATCAGCAG GAGGCCCAAAGTGCAATTAATGACTTAAATG GAAAGTGGCTTGGAAGTAGACAGATTCGGTGCAATTGGGCCACAAAAGGTGCTACTTCCAGTGATGACAAGCAGAGTACTGATTCTAAAAGTGTTGTAGAGCTGACGAATGGAACGTCAG ACGATGGTCAGGAGAAGCCTAATGAAGATGCTCCAGAGAACAATCCTCAGTATACTACAGTTTATGTGGGCAATCTATCTCCCGAG GTTACTTCAGCTGACCTCCATCGTCATTTCCATGGCCTTGGTGCCGGAGTTATTGAAGATGTTCGGGTGCAGCGAGATAAAGGTTTTGGGTTTGTGAGATACAGTACGCATTCTGAAGCAGCTGTGGCTATCCAGTTGGGGAATGCTAGGTTTCTGTGTGGCAAACCGATTAAG TGTTCATGGGGCAGCAAGCCTACTCCACCAGGGACAAGCTCGACCCCCCTGCCACCACCAGCTGCGGTTCACATTCCAGGTTTCTCAGCCGCCGACCTTGTGGCCTATGAAAGACAACTGGCATTGAGCAAAATGGGTGGCGCCCAAGCCCTCATGCTTCCGCAGGGTCAGCATGCACTGAAGGCAGCCATGGGGTTGGGTGCTGGAGCTAGTCAGGCCATATACGACGGTGGCTACCATAATGTAGCAACAACTCAGCAACTCATGTACTACCAGTAA
- the LOC126607391 gene encoding FCS-Like Zinc finger 13-like, translating to MLKFAKRPFPMIGKISELLVSGNRAGFSDTGTSPRSPLDLKMQPSPSPRGLKSYDVGGVGLGIVAALEKSALNGREILAKYGVFCPNTNRSDPIPVNSGKNSDGFSSTGGQEFEEDSLENYTYVTLRGQNKPCTKVYYDGGDCAGSAMHRPTGNGGLTICDDDLESSVFPTSDFLSCCHLCKKSLHGKDIYMYRGEKAFCSTECRSTQIIADERKEQCRSEALRSADASRSSCSREEIVFSTGILVI from the exons ATGTTGAAGTTTGCCAAGAGACCTTTCCCGATGATCGGAAAGATATCGGAACTCCTAGTTTCCGGCAACCGTGCAGGGTTTTCCGACACGGGGACAAGCCCTAGAAGTCCATTGGACCTCAAGATGCAACCTTCTCCGAGTCCTAGAGGCTTGAAGAGCTACGACGTTGGCGGTGTTGGGTTGGGCATAGTAGCTGCCTTGGAAAAATCAGCCCTTAACGGACGTGAAATATTGGCAAAATACGGCGTGTTCTGTCCGAACACGAACCGGTCCGACCCGATTCCGGTGAACTCGGGTAAAAACAGTGATGGGTTTTCGTCAACAGGTGGCCAAGAATTTGAGGAAGATAGTCTGGAGAATTATACTTACGTGACTCTTCGTGGACAAAACAAGCCATGCACGAAGGTGTACTATGACGGAGGTGACTGCGCGGGAAGTGCCATGCACCGCCCTACCGGTAACGGTGGTTTGACTATATGTGACGATGATCTTGAAAGCTCGGTTTTTCCGACGTCGGATTTTCTCAGTTGCTGCCATTTGTGCAAGAAAAGCCTTCATGGAAAGGACATATACATGTACAG AGGAGAAAAGGCATTTTGTAGCACAGAATGTCGGTCAACCCAGATAATTGCCGATGAGAGGAAAGAGCAGTGCAGATCAGAAGCTTTGAGATCAGCAGATGCTTCGAGATCATCGTGTTCGAGAGAGGAGATCGTCTTCTCCACTGGGATTCTTGTGATTTAA
- the LOC126607397 gene encoding beta-galactosidase-like isoform X3 has translation MGEGTANQLMDQKEAGNDSGDSLWYMTSVHLKKYEPIWSKNMALRVNDAGFILLAYVKGEYVGSQWAQYYVFNYVFEKNVKLHPGKNIISLWSATVGFPATFKAPLGTDPIAVDLQGKGHAWISGHSIGRYWPSYLSYDTGCSLDACAYCGSYDNKKYSFNCGNPTQRWYHVPRSFMQDGENTIVLFEEFGGNPSLVNFLTIQVGAVCAHAYENHTVELACEGRPILQPSLLVLVIHKEPACGSFDKGSCDSASALSISFKRQVFFFLNS, from the exons ATGGGAGAAGGTACTGCAAATCAACTTATGGATCAAAAAGAAGCTGGAAACGATTCTGGTGATTCTCTTTGGTACATGACAAG TGTTCATCTCAAGAAATATGAACCAATCTGGAGCAAGAATATGGCTTTAAGGGTCAATGACGCTGGTTTTATTCTTCTTGCATATGTCAAAGGGGAATATGTTG GTTCTCAATGGGCTCAATACTACGTCTTCAACTATGTTTTCGAGAAAAATGTCAAGTTACATCCTGGAAAGAACATTATTTCATTGTGGAGTGCTACTGTTGGATTTCCG GCAACCTTCAAAGCTCCTCTTGGAACTGATCCAATTGCCGTGGACTTACAAGGTAAAGGTCACGCTTGGATCAGTGGTCATAGTATCGGGCGATATTGGCCGAGTTATTTGTCATACGACACTGGTTGTAGTCTCGATGCTTGTGCTTACTGTGGTTCATATGATAACAAGAAGTATTCCTTCAACTGTGGCAATCCTACCCAAAGATG GTACCATGTTCCTCGATCTTTTATGCAAGACGGGGAAAAtacaattgttttgtttgagGAGTTTGGTGGCAATCCATCTCTTGTGAATTTCCTAACTATCCAAGTTGGAGCTGTCTGTGCCCATGCATATGAGAATCACACAGTGGAATTGGCATGCGAAGGTCGTCCAATTCTGCAACCAAGTTTGCTAGTTTTGGTAATCCACAAGGAACCTGCATGTGGATCATTTGATAAAGGCAGTTGTGATTCTGCAAGTGCATTGTCCATATCCTTCAAAAGgcaagtctttttttttctgaactCTTAA
- the LOC126607397 gene encoding beta-galactosidase 7-like isoform X1, protein MERLLPSLEPETYHSWAKALAIAPSATSWYMTSVHLKKYEPIWSKNMALRVNDAGFILLAYVKGEYVGSQWAQYYVFNYVFEKNVKLHPGKNIISLWSATVGFPATFKAPLGTDPIAVDLQGKGHAWISGHSIGRYWPSYLSYDTGCSLDACAYCGSYDNKKYSFNCGNPTQRWYHVPRSFMQDGENTIVLFEEFGGNPSLVNFLTIQVGAVCAHAYENHTVELACEGRPILQPSLLVLVIHKEPACGSFDKGSCDSASALSISFKRQVFFFLNS, encoded by the exons atggagaggctgctcccaagtctcgaacccgagacctatcactcatgggcgaaggcacttgccatcgcaccaagtgcgacctcttggtACATGACAAG TGTTCATCTCAAGAAATATGAACCAATCTGGAGCAAGAATATGGCTTTAAGGGTCAATGACGCTGGTTTTATTCTTCTTGCATATGTCAAAGGGGAATATGTTG GTTCTCAATGGGCTCAATACTACGTCTTCAACTATGTTTTCGAGAAAAATGTCAAGTTACATCCTGGAAAGAACATTATTTCATTGTGGAGTGCTACTGTTGGATTTCCG GCAACCTTCAAAGCTCCTCTTGGAACTGATCCAATTGCCGTGGACTTACAAGGTAAAGGTCACGCTTGGATCAGTGGTCATAGTATCGGGCGATATTGGCCGAGTTATTTGTCATACGACACTGGTTGTAGTCTCGATGCTTGTGCTTACTGTGGTTCATATGATAACAAGAAGTATTCCTTCAACTGTGGCAATCCTACCCAAAGATG GTACCATGTTCCTCGATCTTTTATGCAAGACGGGGAAAAtacaattgttttgtttgagGAGTTTGGTGGCAATCCATCTCTTGTGAATTTCCTAACTATCCAAGTTGGAGCTGTCTGTGCCCATGCATATGAGAATCACACAGTGGAATTGGCATGCGAAGGTCGTCCAATTCTGCAACCAAGTTTGCTAGTTTTGGTAATCCACAAGGAACCTGCATGTGGATCATTTGATAAAGGCAGTTGTGATTCTGCAAGTGCATTGTCCATATCCTTCAAAAGgcaagtctttttttttctgaactCTTAA
- the LOC126607397 gene encoding beta-galactosidase 7-like isoform X2, whose translation MERLLPSLEPETYHSWAKALAIAPSATSWYMTSVHLKKYEPIWSKNMALRVNDAGFILLAYVKGEYVGSQWAQYYVFNYVFEKNVKLHPGKNIISLWSATVGFPATFKAPLGTDPIAVDLQGKGHAWISGHSIGRYWPSYLSYDTGCSLDACAYCGSYDNKKYSFNCGNPTQRWYHVPRSFMQDGENTIVLFEEFGGNPSLVNFLTIQVGAVCAHAYENHTVELACEGRPILQPSLLVLVIHKEPACGSFDKGSCDSASALSISFKREVLDRCF comes from the exons atggagaggctgctcccaagtctcgaacccgagacctatcactcatgggcgaaggcacttgccatcgcaccaagtgcgacctcttggtACATGACAAG TGTTCATCTCAAGAAATATGAACCAATCTGGAGCAAGAATATGGCTTTAAGGGTCAATGACGCTGGTTTTATTCTTCTTGCATATGTCAAAGGGGAATATGTTG GTTCTCAATGGGCTCAATACTACGTCTTCAACTATGTTTTCGAGAAAAATGTCAAGTTACATCCTGGAAAGAACATTATTTCATTGTGGAGTGCTACTGTTGGATTTCCG GCAACCTTCAAAGCTCCTCTTGGAACTGATCCAATTGCCGTGGACTTACAAGGTAAAGGTCACGCTTGGATCAGTGGTCATAGTATCGGGCGATATTGGCCGAGTTATTTGTCATACGACACTGGTTGTAGTCTCGATGCTTGTGCTTACTGTGGTTCATATGATAACAAGAAGTATTCCTTCAACTGTGGCAATCCTACCCAAAGATG GTACCATGTTCCTCGATCTTTTATGCAAGACGGGGAAAAtacaattgttttgtttgagGAGTTTGGTGGCAATCCATCTCTTGTGAATTTCCTAACTATCCAAGTTGGAGCTGTCTGTGCCCATGCATATGAGAATCACACAGTGGAATTGGCATGCGAAGGTCGTCCAATTCTGCAACCAAGTTTGCTAGTTTTGGTAATCCACAAGGAACCTGCATGTGGATCATTTGATAAAGGCAGTTGTGATTCTGCAAGTGCATTGTCCATATCCTTCAAAAG GGAAGTGCTCGATCGATGTTTCTGA
- the LOC126607413 gene encoding ethylene-responsive transcription factor ERF017-like, producing MSNHFSKIFDTSSSSSSSSMLNQTSGEPSERNDVKYKGVRKRKWGKWVSEIRLPNCRERIWLGSYDTPEKAARAFDAALFCLRGRTAKFNFPDNPPDIPGGRSLSPAEIQVEAARFANSEIPRSHQSMSAPQAECQSMSELQAESQSPSLSEGSGTAFMDTDFQVTPNESLSDLFGSFGSGNYATEYGLFPGFDEMNGQFFSPASAAPTPAVDYAEENLDGQFFNPAQESFLWNF from the coding sequence ATGTCAAACCACTTCTCCAAAATCTTTGAtacgtcgtcgtcgtcgtcgtcgtcgtccatGCTGAACCAGACGAGCGGGGAGCCCTCCGAGCGAAACGACGTCAAGTACAAGGGCGTCCGCAAGCGTAAGTGGGGCAAATGGGTGTCGGAAATCCGCCTCCCCAACTGCCGCGAGAGAATCTGGTTGGGATCCTATGACACGCCAGAGAAGGCGGCGCGTGCCTTCGACGCGGCACTCTTTTGCTTACGTGGTCGCACCGCCAAGTTTAATTTCCCCGACAACCCGCCGGATATTCCTGGGGGAAGGTCGCTGAGCCCTGCCGAGATCCAGGTCGAGGCGGCGAGGTTCGCGAATTCGGAGATTCCGAGGAGCCACCAGTCGATGTCGGCGCCGCAGGCTGAGTGTCAGTCCATGTCGGAGTTGCAGGCCGAGTCTCAGTCTCCGTCCCTGTCGGAGGGCAGTGGGACCGCCTTCATGGACACTGATTTTCAAGTGACTCCAAACGAGTCGCTTTCGGACCTGTTTGGTTCATTCGGGTCGGGTAATTACGCCACGGAGTACGGTTTGTTTCCGGGATTTGATGAAATGAACGGTCAGTTTTTCAGTCCAGCATCGGCGGCACCAACGCCGGCCGTTGATTACGCGGAAGAGAACTTGGACGGTCAGTTTTTCAATCCGGCCCAGGAGTCTTTCCTCTGGAATTTCTAG